A genome region from Skermanella rosea includes the following:
- a CDS encoding methyl-accepting chemotaxis protein, producing the protein MPVHGSRVGAAFANIKVGTKIGIASGAVLVILGALSIQSVGSLVMVGDAFHVYAGKVEIVDTARTVERDMSEVRRFVREYAITGRADQAEAARAAMGRLRAGLDRGLTLVSEADLRGDLTESLRRFDAYSRSFDDIVAWKTEADRLVREVLDPDGNTAVRDLEETRLLAVRDGNSDAVTLTGSALETLLKARLAANKMLARHDKASAEAAAEQLAGLERVLGTLSSASAGRSYGNMVARTRELAAEYRRSFDRVVELSGAIEHRITGPMFEAGNALTGTAAHIRDSAAEEEHRVESETTGFISFTEQLIVALSCAGFLLGVALAWVSGRAISRPIVRMTEVMRRLAGGDRAVDIPGVGRRDEIGSMAEAVDVFKRNAIAAHRLAEEQKAEQAMKEARAAEIARLVGAFDNSVSSILRTVSSAATELDSTAQSMAAIAEETDRQATASAVAAEQTSTNVQTVASAAEEMSGSLQEIARQVTRSNGIANQAVEEAAQTDATVQGLADAAQKINEVVDLIANIASQTNLLALNATIEAARAGEAGKGFAIVASEVKSLANQTSKATEEISAQIGSMQGATGAVVAAIRGIGVTIREINDSSTTIAAAVEEQTAATAEISRSVTQAAAGTREVSENVAQVNQASQQTGAAASQVLGAAGELAHQAEMLRAEVERFLAGIQAA; encoded by the coding sequence ATGCCTGTCCATGGATCGCGCGTCGGCGCGGCCTTCGCCAACATCAAGGTCGGAACGAAGATCGGTATCGCCTCGGGCGCCGTGCTGGTCATCCTGGGCGCCCTGTCCATCCAGAGCGTCGGCTCGCTCGTCATGGTCGGCGATGCGTTCCACGTTTACGCCGGGAAGGTCGAAATCGTCGATACGGCGCGGACCGTCGAGCGCGACATGAGCGAGGTCCGCCGGTTCGTCCGGGAGTACGCCATCACCGGCCGTGCCGACCAGGCGGAAGCGGCGCGCGCCGCGATGGGGCGGCTGCGGGCCGGCCTCGACCGTGGCCTGACGCTCGTGTCGGAGGCGGACCTCAGGGGCGACCTGACGGAGAGCCTCCGGAGATTCGACGCCTACAGCCGGAGCTTCGACGACATCGTCGCCTGGAAGACCGAGGCGGACAGGCTCGTGCGCGAGGTGCTGGACCCCGACGGGAACACCGCCGTGCGCGACCTGGAGGAAACGCGTCTCCTGGCGGTCAGGGACGGCAACAGCGACGCCGTGACGCTGACCGGCTCCGCGCTCGAAACCCTCCTGAAGGCGAGGTTGGCCGCCAACAAGATGCTGGCGCGCCATGACAAGGCGTCGGCCGAAGCGGCGGCGGAACAGCTCGCCGGGCTGGAGCGGGTGCTCGGCACCCTGTCCTCCGCCTCCGCCGGACGCTCCTACGGGAACATGGTGGCGCGGACCCGCGAGCTGGCGGCGGAATACCGCAGGAGCTTCGACCGCGTGGTCGAGCTGAGCGGTGCGATCGAGCACCGGATCACCGGCCCGATGTTCGAGGCCGGCAATGCGCTGACCGGCACGGCCGCCCATATCCGCGACTCCGCCGCCGAGGAGGAGCACAGGGTCGAATCCGAGACGACCGGCTTCATCTCCTTCACGGAACAGCTGATCGTCGCCCTGTCCTGCGCCGGCTTCCTGCTGGGGGTGGCGCTCGCCTGGGTGAGCGGCCGGGCGATCTCTCGGCCCATCGTGCGGATGACCGAGGTGATGCGGCGCCTCGCCGGCGGGGACCGGGCGGTCGACATTCCCGGCGTCGGGCGGCGCGACGAGATCGGTTCCATGGCCGAGGCGGTCGACGTCTTCAAGCGGAACGCCATCGCCGCCCATCGGCTCGCCGAGGAGCAGAAGGCCGAGCAGGCGATGAAGGAAGCGCGGGCCGCCGAGATCGCGAGGCTGGTCGGCGCGTTCGACAACTCCGTTTCGTCGATCCTGCGCACCGTCTCCTCGGCCGCGACCGAACTCGACAGCACGGCGCAGAGCATGGCCGCGATCGCGGAGGAGACGGACCGTCAGGCGACCGCCTCGGCTGTGGCGGCGGAGCAGACATCCACCAATGTCCAGACCGTCGCCTCGGCGGCGGAGGAAATGAGCGGCTCGCTGCAAGAGATCGCCCGGCAGGTCACCCGCTCCAACGGCATCGCCAACCAGGCGGTCGAGGAGGCGGCGCAGACCGACGCGACGGTGCAGGGCCTGGCCGACGCCGCGCAGAAGATCAACGAGGTGGTCGACCTGATAGCCAACATCGCCAGCCAGACCAACCTCCTGGCGCTGAACGCGACGATCGAGGCCGCCCGCGCCGGCGAGGCCGGCAAGGGCTTCGCCATCGTGGCGAGCGAGGTGAAGAGCCTGGCCAACCAGACGAGCAAGGCGACGGAAGAGATCTCGGCCCAGATCGGCTCGATGCAGGGAGCCACCGGGGCGGTGGTCGCAGCCATCCGGGGAATCGGCGTCACGATCCGCGAGATCAACGACAGCTCGACCACCATAGCGGCGGCGGTCGAGGAGCAGACGGCGGCGACGGCGGAAATCTCGCGCAGCGTCACCCAGGCCGCGGCCGGCACCCGAGAAGTGTCGGAGAACGTGGCCCAGGTCAATCAGGCGTCCCAGCAGACCGGGGCCGCGGCCAGCCAGGTGCTGGGAGCCGCCGGCGAGCTGGCGCACCAGGCCGAGATGCTGCGCGCCGAGGTCGAGCGCTTCCTCGCCGGGATCCAGGCGGCGTGA
- a CDS encoding LacI family DNA-binding transcriptional regulator has translation MASDRGRKSTIYDIATSTGTSPATVSMVLNGTWQRYRISEATAARVLGAARDIGYTTNMKARGLRLARSGLAGMIMPHYRNRFFAGLSETFEAGARARGFCPMVVSTQRQPETEREVVERLLSHQVEFLFIVGVARPEPLNDLCHAAGIPCVNIDLPGANAPSVVSDNRGGARMLTDVLLDKIAAADRGAGGVAGEEIHFLGGVAGEYATEERVAGFREALAARGLPLRDDRIHPCGYSPPVARRAIEDLCARLGGMPAGLFVNSITAFEGAVQFFQSLEPAAFHGRFIGCFDWDPFAAFLPFPVTMLRQNVEAMIEQGFAYIEQYPADEFPMTRIPPRFGPVAGDARNA, from the coding sequence ATGGCGTCGGACCGGGGGCGGAAGTCCACCATCTACGACATCGCGACGTCCACGGGAACGTCGCCGGCGACCGTCAGCATGGTGCTGAACGGCACGTGGCAGCGCTATCGGATCAGCGAGGCGACCGCGGCCCGCGTGCTCGGCGCCGCGCGGGACATCGGCTACACCACCAACATGAAGGCCCGGGGGCTGCGGCTGGCGCGTTCCGGTTTGGCCGGCATGATCATGCCGCATTACCGCAACCGCTTCTTCGCCGGCCTGTCGGAGACGTTCGAGGCCGGCGCCCGCGCGCGCGGGTTCTGCCCGATGGTCGTCAGCACCCAGCGCCAGCCGGAGACCGAGCGCGAGGTGGTCGAACGACTGCTCTCCCACCAGGTCGAGTTCCTGTTCATCGTCGGCGTGGCCCGGCCGGAGCCGCTGAACGACCTGTGCCATGCCGCCGGGATCCCCTGCGTCAACATCGACCTGCCCGGCGCCAACGCGCCGTCGGTGGTCAGTGACAACCGGGGCGGCGCCCGCATGCTGACCGACGTCCTGCTGGACAAGATCGCCGCCGCCGATCGCGGGGCCGGCGGAGTCGCCGGGGAGGAGATCCATTTCCTGGGCGGCGTCGCCGGCGAATACGCGACGGAGGAGCGCGTCGCCGGGTTCCGGGAGGCTCTGGCCGCCCGCGGCCTGCCCTTGCGCGACGACAGGATCCACCCTTGCGGCTACTCGCCGCCGGTCGCCCGCCGAGCCATCGAGGATCTGTGCGCCAGGCTCGGCGGGATGCCGGCCGGGCTGTTCGTCAACTCCATCACCGCTTTCGAGGGGGCGGTTCAGTTCTTCCAGTCGCTGGAGCCGGCCGCCTTCCACGGCCGCTTCATCGGCTGCTTCGACTGGGACCCGTTCGCGGCGTTCCTCCCCTTCCCCGTCACCATGCTGCGCCAGAACGTGGAGGCCATGATCGAGCAGGGTTTCGCCTATATCGAGCAGTACCCCGCCGACGAGTTCCCGATGACCAGGATCCCGCCGCGGTTCGGGCCGGTGGCCGGGGATGCCCGGAATGCCTGA
- the xylB gene encoding xylulokinase → MPDPRGPAWLGIDIGTSAVKVVLVDGAQAPLAKAAVPLATSRPHPLWSEQHPDIWWRATLDAVAEVRRAASDAFAAVAGIGLSGQMHGAVLLDGDDRPLRPAILWNDGRAAAECAELQALVPGLGRIAGITAMPGLTAPKLLWVRRHEPELFGRIRRVMLPKDYVRLKLTGEAVTDPSDAAGSLLLDEAARAWSPALLAACGLDADRMPRLAEGTEPAGTLSPAVAREWGLAGREIAVAGGAGDAAAGAVGIGAIADGDAFVSLGTSAQVFVTTGTYRPAPETLIHGFAHTLPGTWFQMAALLNGASTVEWAARLVGFPDIGELLARTEAGFRGPGRLLFLPYLAGERTPHDDPHARGVLFGLAPDTQPTDVMQAVLEGVALSLREARNCLEAAGTPVDRAAIIGGGARSAFWTRIIASALGIPVTRYAGSEAGPAFGAARLARIAATGEAVADVCVKPPVLDVTEPDPALHAAYGDGFVRFRRLYRALREEFRA, encoded by the coding sequence ATGCCTGATCCGCGCGGCCCGGCCTGGCTGGGAATCGACATCGGCACCTCGGCCGTCAAGGTGGTGCTGGTGGACGGCGCCCAGGCGCCGCTCGCGAAGGCGGCGGTGCCGCTGGCAACGTCCCGGCCCCATCCGCTGTGGTCGGAGCAGCACCCGGACATCTGGTGGCGAGCGACCCTGGATGCCGTGGCGGAGGTCCGCCGGGCGGCCTCGGACGCCTTCGCCGCCGTCGCCGGGATCGGCCTGTCCGGGCAGATGCACGGCGCCGTGCTGCTGGACGGCGACGACCGGCCGCTCCGCCCCGCCATCCTGTGGAACGACGGCCGCGCCGCGGCGGAATGCGCCGAGCTGCAAGCCCTGGTCCCCGGCCTGGGACGGATCGCCGGCATCACCGCCATGCCCGGCCTGACCGCGCCGAAGCTGCTGTGGGTCCGGCGGCACGAGCCGGAGCTGTTCGGCCGCATCCGGCGCGTCATGCTGCCCAAGGACTATGTCCGGCTGAAGCTGACCGGCGAGGCGGTGACCGACCCGTCCGACGCCGCCGGCTCGCTGCTGCTGGACGAGGCGGCGCGGGCATGGTCGCCGGCGCTCCTGGCGGCCTGCGGGCTGGACGCGGACCGGATGCCCCGGCTGGCCGAGGGAACCGAGCCGGCCGGCACGCTCTCCCCGGCGGTCGCGCGGGAGTGGGGATTGGCCGGCCGGGAGATCGCCGTGGCCGGCGGGGCCGGGGACGCGGCGGCGGGTGCCGTCGGCATCGGCGCCATCGCGGACGGCGACGCCTTCGTCTCGCTCGGCACCTCGGCCCAGGTCTTCGTGACGACCGGCACCTACCGGCCGGCGCCGGAGACCCTGATCCACGGCTTCGCCCATACCCTGCCGGGCACCTGGTTCCAGATGGCGGCGCTGCTGAACGGTGCCAGCACGGTGGAATGGGCGGCCCGGCTGGTCGGATTCCCCGACATCGGGGAGCTGCTGGCGCGGACCGAGGCCGGCTTCCGGGGACCCGGGCGGCTGCTGTTCCTGCCCTACCTGGCGGGGGAAAGGACGCCCCACGACGACCCGCACGCGCGCGGCGTGCTGTTCGGGCTGGCCCCCGACACGCAGCCGACCGACGTGATGCAGGCGGTGCTGGAAGGCGTCGCCCTGTCGCTGCGCGAGGCGCGGAACTGCCTGGAGGCGGCGGGAACGCCGGTGGACCGGGCGGCGATCATCGGCGGCGGCGCCCGCAGCGCGTTCTGGACCCGGATCATCGCCTCGGCGCTCGGCATCCCGGTCACCCGCTATGCCGGCAGCGAGGCCGGCCCGGCGTTCGGCGCCGCCCGCCTCGCCAGGATCGCGGCGACGGGTGAGGCTGTCGCCGACGTCTGCGTCAAGCCGCCGGTGCTCGACGTCACCGAGCCGGACCCCGCGCTGCATGCAGCATATGGCGACGGCTTCGTCCGGTTCCGGCGGCTCTACCGGGCCCTGAGGGAGGAATTCAGAGCGTGA
- a CDS encoding FGGY-family carbohydrate kinase has translation MKDENDKIREETRVAVFDIGKTNVKLNVATRAGAILETISTPNATRDGPPYRHHDLAGQEEWLLDGLRGFAARHRLGAFVACGHGSGGVLVGEDGPAAPMIDYEQPLPARIDRAYAGMAGPYLERGSPVMLGATHLARQLLWLEEEFPEAFARARWFLGLPQYWAWRLSGAAVSEVTILGAQSHLWNVPEGRQAALVRVRGWDRLMPPFAPAWKAVGRLRPDLARHHGLPADLEVLAGIHDSSANFYRYQAAGHSDMTVVSTGTWIVGLSDRFDPARLDEARGMTCNADIRGRPLAGALTMGGREFSRVAGTEGTGERADAGLVARLVAAGTLALPSFGGEDGMFPGSAGTGRIAGPPPETPAERRALAVLYTALLTSVCLDALVSERLVVLDGSFVRDPLYAGLVAAFRRTRHPGGETLFNLDSQGTAAGSALLAGHAGRASPVPIALEKPPLPDLPGLADYRARWLELARAPAAPTTSSTTTRLETP, from the coding sequence GTGAAGGACGAGAACGACAAGATCCGCGAGGAAACCAGGGTCGCCGTCTTCGACATCGGCAAGACCAACGTGAAGCTGAACGTCGCGACCCGCGCGGGCGCGATCCTGGAAACGATCTCCACGCCCAACGCGACCCGCGACGGCCCGCCCTACCGCCACCACGATCTGGCCGGGCAGGAGGAATGGCTGCTGGACGGCCTGCGCGGCTTCGCCGCCCGCCACCGGCTCGGCGCCTTCGTCGCCTGCGGCCACGGTTCCGGCGGCGTGCTGGTCGGAGAGGACGGTCCCGCCGCTCCCATGATCGACTACGAGCAGCCGCTGCCCGCCCGGATCGACCGCGCCTATGCCGGCATGGCCGGCCCCTACCTGGAGCGCGGCAGCCCGGTCATGCTGGGGGCGACCCACCTCGCCCGGCAGCTTCTGTGGCTGGAGGAGGAGTTTCCCGAAGCCTTCGCCCGGGCGCGCTGGTTCCTGGGCCTGCCGCAATACTGGGCGTGGCGGCTGAGCGGCGCGGCGGTGTCCGAAGTGACCATCCTGGGCGCCCAGTCGCACCTGTGGAACGTGCCGGAAGGGCGCCAGGCCGCTCTGGTCCGAGTGCGCGGATGGGACCGCCTGATGCCGCCCTTCGCCCCGGCCTGGAAAGCGGTCGGACGCCTGCGGCCCGACCTGGCGCGGCACCACGGCCTGCCGGCCGACCTGGAGGTGCTGGCCGGGATCCACGACAGCAGCGCCAACTTCTACCGCTACCAGGCGGCTGGCCACTCGGACATGACGGTGGTCTCCACCGGCACCTGGATCGTCGGCCTGAGCGACCGCTTCGACCCGGCCCGCCTCGACGAGGCCCGCGGCATGACCTGCAACGCCGACATCCGGGGCCGCCCGCTGGCCGGCGCGCTGACCATGGGCGGGCGCGAGTTCTCCCGGGTCGCCGGCACCGAGGGGACGGGCGAGCGGGCCGACGCCGGTCTGGTCGCCCGGCTGGTGGCGGCCGGCACCCTGGCCCTGCCCTCCTTCGGCGGCGAGGACGGGATGTTTCCCGGAAGCGCCGGGACCGGCCGGATCGCCGGCCCGCCGCCGGAAACCCCGGCGGAGCGGCGGGCGCTCGCCGTGCTCTACACCGCCCTGCTGACCAGCGTGTGCCTGGACGCGCTGGTCAGCGAACGGCTGGTGGTGCTGGACGGCAGCTTCGTGCGCGACCCGCTCTATGCCGGGCTGGTGGCAGCATTCCGCCGCACCCGCCATCCCGGCGGCGAGACCCTGTTCAACCTCGATTCCCAGGGCACCGCCGCGGGATCGGCCCTGCTCGCCGGCCATGCCGGACGCGCCTCGCCGGTCCCCATAGCCTTGGAGAAGCCGCCCCTGCCGGACCTGCCCGGCCTGGCGGACTACCGCGCCCGCTGGCTGGAGCTGGCCCGCGCGCCGGCGGCCCCGACGACATCCTCGACAACGACGAGACTGGAAACGCCATGA
- a CDS encoding class II aldolase/adducin family protein, producing MTQHTDGQDLRREMVETCRQMNATGINQGTAGNLSVRFGDGFLITPSSLPYDRMQPDDLVEMAFDGTYVGRRPSSEWRFHRDILRQRTDIDVVLHCHSIFATTLACHHRTIPSFHYMTGVAGGTTIRCAKYATFGTQQLSDYALEALEGRLACLLGQHGQISLGKTLESALWLANEVETLSRMYVHALTLGDPPVLPDEEMERVIEQMRRMSYGQAPDLDGINDVARPRDAAS from the coding sequence ATGACACAGCACACCGACGGCCAAGACCTGCGCCGCGAGATGGTCGAGACCTGCCGGCAGATGAACGCGACCGGCATCAACCAGGGGACGGCCGGCAACCTGTCCGTCCGGTTCGGCGACGGCTTCCTGATCACGCCCTCGTCCCTGCCCTACGACCGGATGCAGCCCGACGACCTGGTCGAGATGGCGTTCGACGGCACCTATGTGGGCCGCAGGCCGTCGTCGGAATGGCGCTTCCACCGCGACATTCTGCGCCAGCGCACCGACATCGACGTGGTCCTGCACTGCCACTCCATCTTTGCCACGACGCTGGCCTGCCATCACAGGACGATCCCCAGCTTCCACTACATGACCGGCGTCGCCGGCGGCACCACCATCCGGTGCGCGAAATACGCGACCTTCGGCACCCAGCAGCTTTCCGACTACGCGCTCGAGGCGCTGGAAGGGCGGCTCGCCTGCCTGCTCGGCCAGCACGGCCAGATCTCGCTCGGCAAGACGCTGGAGTCCGCCCTGTGGCTGGCCAACGAGGTCGAGACCCTGTCTCGCATGTATGTCCATGCCCTGACCCTGGGTGACCCGCCGGTGCTGCCGGACGAGGAGATGGAGCGCGTGATCGAGCAGATGCGCCGCATGAGCTACGGCCAGGCGCCCGACCTGGACGGCATCAACGACGTCGCCCGCCCGCGCGACGCCGCGTCGTGA
- a CDS encoding FGGY family carbohydrate kinase gives MRNENSACIAVFEVGSTDVRLSVATRRGTILETVSAPNPAQDGPPYRHYDLTGLESWLLDGLRDAAARHVLGAFVACGAGGVLVTEDGPAAPMIDPGQPLPAEIGRAYADMVGPPGDRGGPALPEAIPFAGQLLWLEHEFPEAFGRARWFLGLPQYWAWRLSGAAVSEVTVLGAQSNLWNVRERRFTAVARAQAWDRLIPPMAPAWAPAGRLRPELAQRLGLPADLDVLAGLHRASANFYRYQAAGHAGIAVVSAGQGFLGLADTPAPDGQGGERGFTCADVEGRPLAGAPVPAWREVPRAAGRAADLTVANRLIEAGVLPSPGAGGTPAEKRALEVIRAALLTDGCLDALGSDGLAVLDGTLAHDPLYSGLVSCLRRSRHPDGQTLLNTDARGSAAGAALLADHVRRAAPVPISLEKPPSLHVPGLRAYRSRWLDHRSTADQPQCR, from the coding sequence GTGAGGAACGAGAACAGCGCGTGCATCGCCGTCTTCGAGGTCGGATCGACGGACGTGAGGCTGAGTGTCGCGACCCGCCGCGGCACCATCCTGGAGACGGTCTCCGCCCCCAACCCGGCCCAGGACGGTCCGCCCTACCGGCACTACGACCTGACGGGGCTGGAGTCGTGGCTGCTGGACGGCCTGCGCGACGCGGCGGCCCGCCACGTGCTCGGGGCTTTCGTCGCCTGCGGCGCCGGCGGGGTGCTTGTGACCGAGGACGGCCCCGCCGCCCCGATGATCGATCCCGGCCAGCCGCTGCCCGCCGAGATCGGGCGAGCCTATGCCGACATGGTTGGCCCCCCGGGGGATCGCGGCGGTCCCGCCTTGCCGGAAGCGATTCCCTTCGCCGGCCAGTTGCTGTGGCTGGAGCACGAGTTCCCCGAGGCCTTCGGCCGGGCTCGCTGGTTCCTCGGCCTGCCGCAATACTGGGCGTGGCGGCTGAGCGGGGCCGCCGTCTCCGAAGTCACGGTCCTGGGCGCCCAGTCGAACCTTTGGAACGTGCGGGAGCGGCGATTCACCGCCGTCGCCCGGGCGCAGGCCTGGGACCGGCTGATCCCGCCCATGGCGCCCGCCTGGGCGCCGGCCGGGCGCCTACGGCCCGAACTGGCCCAGCGCCTCGGGCTTCCGGCCGACCTGGACGTGCTGGCCGGACTGCACCGCGCCAGCGCCAACTTCTACCGCTACCAGGCGGCCGGCCACGCCGGCATCGCCGTGGTCTCCGCGGGCCAGGGTTTCCTGGGGCTTGCCGACACTCCCGCCCCCGATGGCCAGGGCGGGGAGCGCGGCTTCACCTGCGCCGACGTGGAGGGCCGGCCGCTGGCCGGGGCGCCGGTGCCGGCCTGGCGCGAGGTTCCGCGGGCTGCCGGGCGGGCGGCCGACCTCACCGTGGCCAACCGCCTGATCGAGGCCGGCGTCCTGCCCTCCCCCGGAGCCGGCGGAACACCCGCGGAAAAGCGTGCCCTGGAGGTCATCCGCGCCGCCCTCCTGACCGATGGGTGCCTGGATGCCCTGGGCAGCGACGGTCTGGCGGTGCTCGACGGTACCCTGGCGCACGATCCGCTCTATTCCGGCCTCGTGTCGTGCCTGCGCCGCTCGCGCCACCCGGATGGCCAGACGCTGCTCAATACCGACGCCCGGGGGTCCGCCGCCGGTGCGGCGCTGCTGGCGGACCATGTCCGCCGGGCGGCCCCCGTCCCCATCTCCCTGGAAAAGCCGCCGTCGCTGCATGTGCCGGGGCTGCGCGCCTACCGGTCGCGCTGGCTGGACCACCGGAGCACCGCCGATCAGCCCCAGTGCCGGTAG
- a CDS encoding right-handed parallel beta-helix repeat-containing protein: MPTARKVADIFSGFNPSKVIWVSNKGNNSGNGSEGSPLKTIQAAINKADPGTMIKVKAGTYNENIKLSGLHGTEDKPIVLESVDGKGAAKIVGGSGNATVTANGISNVAIKDFHVVSNTKSGDIGGFKIWGPWKNPPHNLLIEGNTITGKGQDGFKLFQGANNVLVTNNTIDGNWRQEAIDNVSVKNVVYANNTIKGEAKYTGITLKAGSQNVEVANNLFDIDTAIGIKVGGVGSSRFNREFPDEWKGFEAKNVHVHHNVVTAKIDGKSLHFTGANGNLVEDNSFSDPVGSSAHKQKGHFTYNSFNNKVIDNSVASSNFFKPEAGQSSGFVVSGNKVGGTKPAAGSGVKAESGSAADGALAPAPEDTGTGKPADKDTGAWAESAEPTKTIAGTSGANTLNGTKGNDRIDGKAGADKMIGGNGDDTYVVDTAKDKVVEKGNGGIDTVLSSAPDFKLPAHVENLTFTGSGEASLTGNGLGNIIQGGDGDDVIDGKGGDDLLFGGAGRDAFVFEKGHGSDTIADFKPASDGDTIDLKGLKLEDFGDVKEAMTQKGDNVEIDLGGGETLTLLGVKTSALAAGNFQFDGHS; the protein is encoded by the coding sequence ATGCCCACAGCCCGCAAAGTCGCCGATATTTTTTCTGGATTCAACCCCTCCAAAGTCATTTGGGTTTCTAATAAAGGCAACAACTCCGGCAACGGTTCCGAAGGCTCTCCGCTCAAGACCATCCAGGCCGCGATCAACAAGGCCGATCCCGGCACGATGATCAAGGTCAAGGCCGGAACCTACAACGAAAACATCAAGCTGAGCGGCCTGCACGGGACCGAGGACAAGCCGATCGTCCTCGAATCGGTCGACGGCAAGGGTGCCGCCAAGATCGTCGGCGGATCGGGCAATGCCACGGTCACCGCGAACGGCATCAGCAACGTCGCCATCAAGGACTTCCACGTCGTCTCCAACACCAAAAGCGGCGACATCGGCGGCTTCAAGATCTGGGGCCCGTGGAAGAATCCGCCCCACAACCTGCTGATCGAGGGCAACACCATCACCGGCAAGGGCCAGGACGGCTTCAAGCTGTTCCAGGGCGCCAACAACGTGCTGGTGACGAACAACACGATCGACGGCAACTGGCGCCAGGAAGCCATCGACAACGTCTCGGTCAAGAACGTCGTCTATGCCAACAACACCATCAAGGGCGAGGCTAAGTACACCGGGATCACGCTGAAGGCCGGCTCGCAGAACGTCGAGGTCGCCAACAACCTGTTCGACATCGACACCGCGATCGGCATCAAGGTCGGCGGCGTCGGCAGCTCGCGCTTCAACCGCGAGTTCCCGGACGAGTGGAAGGGCTTCGAGGCCAAGAACGTCCACGTCCACCACAACGTCGTGACCGCCAAGATCGACGGCAAGAGCCTGCATTTCACCGGCGCCAACGGCAACCTGGTCGAGGACAACTCGTTCAGCGACCCGGTCGGCTCGTCGGCGCACAAGCAGAAGGGGCACTTCACCTATAACTCCTTCAACAACAAGGTGATCGACAACAGCGTCGCCAGCTCGAACTTCTTCAAGCCGGAGGCCGGCCAGTCCTCGGGCTTCGTCGTCTCGGGCAACAAGGTCGGCGGCACCAAGCCGGCGGCCGGCAGCGGCGTCAAGGCGGAGTCCGGTTCCGCGGCCGACGGTGCCCTGGCCCCCGCGCCCGAGGACACCGGCACCGGCAAGCCGGCCGACAAGGACACCGGCGCCTGGGCGGAGAGCGCGGAGCCTACCAAGACCATCGCCGGGACCAGCGGCGCCAACACCCTGAATGGCACCAAGGGCAACGACAGGATCGACGGCAAGGCCGGCGCCGACAAGATGATCGGCGGCAACGGCGACGACACCTACGTGGTCGACACCGCGAAGGACAAGGTCGTCGAGAAGGGTAACGGCGGAATCGACACCGTCCTGAGCAGCGCCCCCGACTTCAAGCTGCCCGCCCATGTGGAGAACCTGACCTTCACCGGCTCCGGCGAGGCTTCGCTGACCGGCAACGGTCTGGGCAACATCATCCAGGGTGGTGACGGCGACGACGTCATCGACGGCAAGGGCGGCGACGACCTGCTGTTCGGCGGTGCCGGCCGCGACGCCTTCGTGTTCGAGAAGGGCCACGGCAGCGACACCATCGCCGACTTCAAGCCGGCCTCCGACGGCGACACCATCGACCTGAAGGGGCTCAAGCTCGAAGACTTCGGCGACGTCAAGGAGGCCATGACGCAGAAGGGCGACAATGTCGAGATCGACCTCGGCGGCGGCGAGACCCTGACGCTCCTGGGCGTCAAGACCTCCGCCCTGGCGGCCGGCAACTTCCAGTTCGACGGCCACTCCTGA